A segment of the Paramisgurnus dabryanus chromosome 5, PD_genome_1.1, whole genome shotgun sequence genome:
TTAACCGTATCAAATGCTTTGAAGCTGTGATGTAAAAAAGAGGATTtaaaagaaatatatataaatcaacacatttcaCGACATCTAGATCACATGCTCGTATTGCTCTTGAGTCTACTCTTCTGTTTCTTTCTGCAGAGAAAAGAAAACGTCAGAGGACAGAAGATGGAGAGAGCCGGCGCAGAGTGAGTTTCTGTTAAATAAACTGAGATGATTTTACAGATTTGTGACTGTGTGAACATCACCATTCATCTGTCTGTCAGGAATGGAGAGATCGTTATGGTGAACAGAGACAGCGATACACAGGGAAGAACAGAAACTCGTACTCGGAGTTATCGGACGGCTCCAGTACAGACACGGGCATAGGTTAGTTATTATCACAAAACTCTTTACTTCATCACCATTAACACGTATATTCACACCGGGAATTAACGATTACTGTAATGCATTGCTATATACTATTATGAATGATTGATGCATCAatgcataaaaacaaataatcaaTTATTAAAAAAGCAGTGCATGCACACGCAAAGTTTAAATGCGGGGCTTTGACAAGAAAGACGAGAGAGCCGCAACAGTAAAAGTGTGTGAGACACAATTACCTGTGCAGTAGAGGTCTAAAGAAATGTACTTGACtcaaaatcactttttacccaACATGCATAAATCAAAAGTGCACAagtctgattttttttaagtttaaaccATCCATgttgcacagtgtgataaggtcaatgatcttataggagtgcaacaatcctgcagtgtatttcGGGCCTAAGGGATTAGTCCATGTTCTTAAAAAagccagataatttactcaccaccatgccatccaaaatgttgatgtctttctttgtttagttgagaagaaattatgtttttttttttgaggaaaacattccaggatttttctaattttaatggactttaatggaccccaacacttggcagtttcaacgcagcttcaaaggactctaaacaatctcaaatgagtcataagggtcttatctagcaaaacgattgtcatttttggcaagaaaaataaaaaagcacttttaaaccacaacttctcgtcttcctccggtcctgtgacgcctCAGTGCGACctcgcaatacgtcatcacgtcaagaggtcacggatgacgtatcgaaactacgccccagtgtttacaagtttggagaaagaggaccgttctgacgttgttgaatgtcgaatgatactaattaatgtctttgtgtccgtttattgtttaaaatggtccgcaaatgtgcgtttcatatatgtaacacgtgacctttcaacatcaatacgcaattacgtgaggtcgcactaacgcatcacaggaccggaggaagatgagaagttgtggtttaaaagtgcatattttttattttttgtttgccaaaaatgacaatcgtttcgctagataagacccttatgcctcgtttgagatcttttagagtcctttgaagctgcaattttaaactgcattaaaactgttaagtgttggggtccattaaagtccagaaaaatcctggaatgttttcctcaaaaacataatttcttctcaactaaacaaagaaagacatcagcattttggatgacatggtggtgagtaaattatctggattttttttaagaaaatggactaatcctttaagatgtCAGCTGTTGGTGTCGTGCATCTGCAatgcttttaatgtttttctAGTGGTATTAACAGGCCTTCAGTGTTACTTAAAACGTGAAATGTTTTGAGCAATAATCATGAAGGAAACTGAATATTTGCTTGTGTGTGCACAGCTCAGACTCGTAGAGATCGCAGTGACAAGACTGAGTTACTGCAGGATGTGGAACCACTGGACTATAATGAAGATGAACCGCTGGATACAGAAGACAGAAGGTCTGAAATACAGCTCACAAAGCAGACACACACCATAGTTTATAATATTATCAACATTTATACATATAACACAAATAAGTCAGGACACAAAACACAAATGAAACTGAGACTTACCAGAAAGAATGATGTATTAAAGCAGATTCCCATAATATAAAAACTCACCAGAGCTTTTTAATAGTCATGTTTCGAAATGATGTTCACAACTGAGATCAGTCTGAAGTAAatgattgttgttgtttttctgtaGATACACTGGAGGGCATTACCTCTCTACCTCCGCATCTCGCTCTCGCATCTTCGACGATGTATGAGGAGGAGGAGGACAACAACAACAGTGAAACTTTGCACTTTTTTACTTCATACTCTTCAAGAAGGAACCACGACTTGAACGGTTCTGTGTGTCTTTCTGTAAAGtgttttcatgtgtgtgtgtatgtggacGGACTCACCTCTCACCAGCCCTTAACTTCCTGATGATGCCAGACTACAACATACACAGACATAGTGTGCACTGCTCACTTTCAAGGACATGAAGGTTCTTACCCTTCAGCATAGTGAATATTTTCCGGTTGTGGCTGAAAAGAGTCACAATAAACatcttttaaatattatttcacGGTTTCATATATTGTATACATTGGATAGATGATTCGGAGTGAATTGTTTTTGTGTAAACCAATCACAATATAGTTTAGAAGGAGTCAGGATTTGGGTCACCCAGATGCATGAGGGTTGCAAGGGTGCCTTTCTACATCCAATACTCTGACCTTTCACCCTCATGAGGGTCACCAGCACATCCCCTATAAAAGGAAACAACTTCTTGTGTCATGTATAACAGATCATGATTTCAGTCACACTTCTCATAGTTTCTTCATTAATTTACCAATGAAAATCTTTTGGTAGCAATTCATCGGTTTTGTTGTACTGTAAACCTGGAGGAGTCTTCTGGACATTTATTTACTGATCAAACAATGAATGCATATGAACATGATTTCATGTTTTACTTTTCCAGTTTTGTTCTATTTATTACAAATGTTGGTCTGTGTTTGTTTCCCTAAACTAATATGAAATATCTGCCCAGTGCTACTGAAGGATATTGAAGGATGATTTGTGGGGGTTTTTTGGAGAAGACACACCAATCTTTATTGCAGCTATGTGTTTTATAATTTCTTGTTTGGATTTTCTTGAAAtcctaaaattaaaaaaactgaaatttacaaatctgtGGAGTTTTTTTCAAAGACTTTTATATTGACAtacaggccgtttctcaatccgaaggctgcagccttcagaggtcgcatttccaggaTGCATAATCATAAAGatggtcttatttcagaatattatcaattataaagttgactataattcttagttaattgtaaaatgttgtaatatgcttatgtcttgcgaatgtaatgctcagtttttttttatatcatcaacaagtataaaacacatttttgttcaatGCCACATGAACATGAGGTATTACTTACACATTGTTCACAAGTTatcagaaaataaaataaaaaaaattacaaaaaattgagtatttttaaaatattaaatgtttttttgttcttAACTTTTTCCAAAGGGGTACTGTATAATTTgaaatcatttataaaatgtgaCAGGTTTGGTTTACAAAGGGCCcattttgttttatgtatatGATACTTTCCTAATACAATAAATAGCTGTATAATATACTGTTCATTACTTTCCAAAAGATCTctctcaaaataaaataaaaacacataaaacacaTCAATTTCTACCACACGACCCAATTTTCTACTAATATAATTTTCCACATcttgaatgtaatgctcagttaactcaaaataaatcaggcttgatgacgtatgcgaccTCAGGAGGCGGCAGCCTTtgaattgagaaacggccacagtctgaaaatatattttattttatatatatatatatatatatatattatatatatatattatctgtattatattttttattttgctaaaCGTACAAAAAATGTGGGGGCTTTTGGCATGTATTGTGGTGGTTTTCTCTGAAGTTTTACTTATACCCATATATGGCTATACGTCCTGTTGTCGTGTGCCtatgacgtatttttgtaggccaaaaacgaaagtatcaaattcaaatAATTTTGGCGGGCTGAACGAGCACTTGCGTTAACTTCAAATTCTTATCTCATTTGCAAAAGGTAATTTTCTGAGAAAAAATATTGTGTATAATATCACCATAGATTCTCTAAaccaaataattaaaatgtttaccGATGTGCTCTGTAATATCTATGTATGAATGTAGATTACGATGATTACACAAAACGAAAGCGTTTTAAAGCGCTTGTGCAATGGCGGTTTCACAGGTGATAAACAAAATAGAAACACTTGTGgatatttattgaataaaaatttcaatatttttaattatgtgGAATGGTATACGTTACTTAGTCGTGTTTTTAAGTCTGTCCATTAAATGCTTTGATTCCTGGATTTattaatatgtaataaataccGTCGACCACAAAAAAAGAATCATATTAATAATGCGGTTAAAGACAGAAAAAAGCGAAAGCTCGTTTAATTAACTCGTTTCTGACGCAATAGTCGGCCGTGTGTGCATCTGTGAGAGTAAAATGTATGAAGAAAAGTGCTAACTGCATAAATTCTTTTTAAAGTGATGTATCCTGTATTTTGCTAATGAAACACGATGTAGTTCTAaatagacttttattttgaaaaataaaggAACGCAGCGTGAACACACAGAGATGGAAGGGGAGATAAATACTGACAAAAGTTTAAAGCGCTCGTCGGTGTTCTTAAGTTTATTTGGGGAATAAGCTCTTTAAACAAGGCTTTTACAGTTGTATAAGTTATATCAACACCCGTGGAAATTATAATTATTCAGTATTGCTGgccaaaacattaaaatattcaGTCCATCGAAACTTATAGACTGCAACTAACAGAAGTGCACAgaagtttttttgttgttgttgttgaatcAGTGCACATAGAAGTCTGTCTGTGTGCATGAGATACATTTTGGATTATAATCTTTAGTTTCATAATCATTTAATCAGAAACTCTAAAAGATGCCGCGAGGACCCCCATGCAAGAAATCAAAGATGCAAAAAAGCATCAAGGATTTCTTTTCTCCTGTGAGTGACTGCAAAACATCAATAATATATTGATTATTGATTTATTATTCAATTTATGCTGACAATGATGTTTGTGAATATCTGTTATAGGGAAAACTGACTGACAGCAAGAATGAAGAGAGAAGGGTTTTACAAAATGTAGGCAATGTTAAGGTAAGATAATGATGAAGGTGTAAGAAACtgtatatttaaagggatagttcacccaaaaatgaaaattatttcatcatttactcactcacatgttgttacaaacctgtataattttttttgttctgatgaacacaaagaaaaatattttgagcaatgtttgtaaccaaacagttttggggcaccattgacttccatagtatttttcttttctattatggaagtcaatggagttCTGCAGAACAAAGAAAATTTAGAaaggtttgaaacaacttgagAGTGAgtcaaatgatgacagaattttcattttggggtgaagaAAGTATATGCTATAGATTATGAGAGTATCAGTTAATAATaacttaaatttaattttttttcttctagGAACGATTTAAtcctaaaaacaacaaaaagggACTCACAAATGATCTCCGGCAGGTTTGTTATTGCCATGTTATTATTTGTAAACCAGTCACGTGTCAATATATACATCACCTGAAAGCtcaataaataagctttccattgatgtatggctGAAATACAACTTTTgaaaatctgagggtgcaaaaaatgagaaaatcacctttaaagttttcaAAATGAAGtcttagtgcagagatcagctcatttgcattttataggacacacccaaaaactgcaaatttttgctcacacctacaaagtggaaattttaacatgctataataaattatctatatggtattttgagcttaagtTCACAAATGTCTCTATAAATGTATGTTGTGTGTTTTACAGAACGCAGAAGGCCAAAGCCACACTTTTCAGTTTCGTTTCAAGAATAAACACTATGCTGTGGCTTGTGATACATCACAGACTGTGCTTGGTGCTCTTACTACAAACAAGATGTTTAGGAAGTTTAAAGAAGAGAACATAAAGAAAGAAACAGTCCTCCGAAGATCCAAAGGAGAAGTCCCAGGAGCCGCTGTGAAGACCGATTTCCCGTGCTGTCTTATTGATAAAGATGAGATTATAGATGTAACCTTCATCAAAAAAGATGATAGCACTTGTGCACAGCAAAAAACAACTAAGCCTATTTCGTTTCCCAGTGCATCAAAAAATTTGGTCACCTTTTACATAAAAACTAAAGGTAAGGGAAAGATaaaaatttttatgaaaaacaaACAACTTTGGAAAAACGATGTTGagtatgtttgtgtgtatgcaTTCAAAAAAGATAAACTGAAAACTGCTCTCAAGCGTGATGGACGATTCAGtgatgtcatttttaaaaaacgctgcaCGCTTTCTGAGTTCGGTATCGAGACGGTTTATTTAATGTCACACCCTGTGAGAGATCTTGATCAGAAAAAATTCCTGGTTAACATAAACAGTGCCAACAACGACCCTGACAGCCAAGAGGATTTGAATGAACCATCAGCTGCTAATGCCAAAGAAAATGTTGATCCTAAACCGCTTCCCACCCCAAGGAAACTCACAACTCATTCAATTATTCGGCCTACCCTTGAAAACATTCCAGACTCCAAAGAGACTTGGAAAATTCTGTGTGATCAGACTAAAGACATACGCCAGAAGATAAAGCAACAAAAGAACTTTAGAGATAACGCGCAGGTCAAAAAGTTCATCAAAACAGAATACGACAAAAGTATTCAGAGTTTCTCAGAAGTGAAGACCGTGAAGAAGCTCATGAGTCTCTCCAACTCCGTGTGTCAGATTCGAATC
Coding sequences within it:
- the LOC135732162 gene encoding serine protease FAM111A-like produces the protein MPRGPPCKKSKMQKSIKDFFSPGKLTDSKNEERRVLQNVGNVKERFNPKNNKKGLTNDLRQNAEGQSHTFQFRFKNKHYAVACDTSQTVLGALTTNKMFRKFKEENIKKETVLRRSKGEVPGAAVKTDFPCCLIDKDEIIDVTFIKKDDSTCAQQKTTKPISFPSASKNLVTFYIKTKGKGKIKIFMKNKQLWKNDVEYVCVYAFKKDKLKTALKRDGRFSDVIFKKRCTLSEFGIETVYLMSHPVRDLDQKKFLVNINSANNDPDSQEDLNEPSAANAKENVDPKPLPTPRKLTTHSIIRPTLENIPDSKETWKILCDQTKDIRQKIKQQKNFRDNAQVKKFIKTEYDKSIQSFSEVKTVKKLMSLSNSVCQIRIDGSAKGTGFLLFDRFILTNAHVIDIFHPFTRKLSKTYTAVFGFEDLDSETKRVAIKEHAAAYFHGKDDMNRHLDFALLELDVADKCLDVPELFSFYSSSSPSNRSGICIVGHPDGGVKKMDLCFIIGKENQLMAAQEHISENYNFYHAITQQSLAGKWEMHENQISYDSCFFHGSSGSPVFDEDCRLIGIHTGGYVYPGEGGKTRSIMEYGYSMQPILECIIKQVRRNGRSDVLKLMSEFKSYLMEDNDVEMTEEPQNQDE